A section of the Papio anubis isolate 15944 chromosome 16, Panubis1.0, whole genome shotgun sequence genome encodes:
- the LOC116270721 gene encoding cadherin EGF LAG seven-pass G-type receptor 1-like isoform X1, with product MGWPLGTRPSPFPSSPLCSGLAVGLDPQGYGNPDFCWLSLQDTLIWSFAGPIGAVIIINTVTSVLSAKVSCQRKHHYYGKKGIIFLLRTAFLLLLLISATWLLGLLAVNRDALSFHYLFAIFSGLQGPFVLLFHCVLNQEVRKHLKGVLAGRKLHLEDSTTTRATLLTRSLNCNTTFGDGPDMLRTDLGESTASLDSTVRDEGVQKLSVSSGLVRGSHGEPDASFVPRSSKDPPGHDSDSDSELSLDEQSSSYASSHSSDSEDDGVGAEEKWDPARGAIHSTPKGDAVANHVPAAWPDQSLAESDSEDPGGQPRLKVETKVSVELHREEQGSHRGENPPDRESGGTARPASCQPPEQRKGILKNKVTYPPPLMLTEQTLKGRLREKLADCEQSPTSSRTSSLGSGGPDCAITIKNPGREPGREHLNGVAMNVRTGSVQADGSDSEGSNETSI from the exons ATGGGGTGGCCACTGGGCACGCGGCCCtcacccttcccttcctccccgcTGTGTTCAGGACTGGCGGTCGGCCTGGACCCCCAGGGCTACGGAAACCCGGACTTCTGCTGGCTGTCCCTGCAAGATACGCTGATTTGGAGCTTTGCGGGGCCCATCGGAGCTGTTATAATT atcaACACAGTCACTTCTGTCCTATCTGCAAAGGTTTCCTGCCAAAGAAAACACCATTATTATGGGAAAAAAGGGATCAT CTTCCTGCTGAGGACCGccttcctcctgctgctgctcatCAGCGCCACCTGGCTGCTGGGGCTGCTGGCTGTGAACCGCGATGCACTGAGCTTCCACTACCTCTTTGCCATCTTCAGTGGCTTACAG GGCCCCTTCGTCCTCCTCTTCCACTGCGTGCTTAACCAGGAGGTCCGGAAGCACCTGAAGGGTGTGCTCGCCGGGAGGAAGCTACACCTGGAGGACTCCACCACCACCAGGGCCACCCTGCTGACG CGCTCCCTCAACTGCAACACCACCTTCGGCGATGGGCCCGACATGCTGCGCACGGACCTGGGCGAGTCCACCGCCTCGCTGGACAGCACTGTCAG GGATGAAGGAGTCCAGAAGCTCAGCGTGTCCTCTGGGCTGGTGCGGGGCAGCCACGGAGAGCCAGACGCATCCTTCGTGCCCAGGAGCTCCAAGGACCCCCCCG GCCATGATTCCGACTCAGATAGCGAGCTGTCCCTGGATGAGCAGAGCAGCTCTTACGCCTCCTCACACTCGTCAGACAGCGAGGACGACGGGGTAGGGGCTGAGGAAAAATGGGACCCGGCCAGGGGCGCCATCCATAGCACCCCTAAAG GGGATGCTGTGGCCAACCACGTTCCGGCCGCCTGGCCTGACCAGAGCCTGGCTGAGAGTGACAGTGAGGACCCAGGCGGCCAGCCCCGCCTGAAGGTGGAGACCAAGGTCAGCGTGGAGCTGCACCGCGAGGAGCAGGGCAGTCACCGTGGAGAGAATCCCCCAGACCGGGAGAGCGGGGGCACGGCCAGGCCTGCTAGCTGCCAGCCTCCAGAGCAGAGGAAAG gcatcttgaaaaataaagtcACCTACCCACCGCCGCTGATGCTGACAGAGCAGACGCTGAAGGGCCGGCTCCGGGAGAAGCTGGCCGACTGTGAGCAGAGCCCCACATCCTCGCGCACGTCCTCCCTGGGCTCTGGCGGCCCCGACTGCGCCATCACCATCAAGAACCCCGGGAGGGAGCCGGGGCGTGAGCACCTCAACGGGGTGGCCATGAACGTGCGCACCGGGAGCGTCCAGGCTGACGGCTCAGACTCTGA AGGCAGTAATGAAACTTCAATTTGA
- the LOC116270721 gene encoding cadherin EGF LAG seven-pass G-type receptor 1-like isoform X2 produces MGWPLGTRPSPFPSSPLCSGLAVGLDPQGYGNPDFCWLSLQDTLIWSFAGPIGAVIIINTVTSVLSAKVSCQRKHHYYGKKGIIFLLRTAFLLLLLISATWLLGLLAVNRDALSFHYLFAIFSGLQGPFVLLFHCVLNQEVRKHLKGVLAGRKLHLEDSTTTRATLLTRSLNCNTTFGDGPDMLRTDLGESTASLDSTVRDEGVQKLSVSSGLVRGSHGEPDASFVPRSSKDPPGHDSDSDSELSLDEQSSSYASSHSSDSEDDGVGAEEKWDPARGAIHSTPKGDAVANHVPAAWPDQSLAESDSEDPGGQPRLKVETKVSVELHREEQGSHRGENPPDRESGGTARPASCQPPEQRKGILKNKVTYPPPLMLTEQTLKGRLREKLADCEQSPTSSRTSSLGSGGPDCAITIKNPGREPGREHLNGVAMNVRTGSVQADGSDSEKP; encoded by the exons ATGGGGTGGCCACTGGGCACGCGGCCCtcacccttcccttcctccccgcTGTGTTCAGGACTGGCGGTCGGCCTGGACCCCCAGGGCTACGGAAACCCGGACTTCTGCTGGCTGTCCCTGCAAGATACGCTGATTTGGAGCTTTGCGGGGCCCATCGGAGCTGTTATAATT atcaACACAGTCACTTCTGTCCTATCTGCAAAGGTTTCCTGCCAAAGAAAACACCATTATTATGGGAAAAAAGGGATCAT CTTCCTGCTGAGGACCGccttcctcctgctgctgctcatCAGCGCCACCTGGCTGCTGGGGCTGCTGGCTGTGAACCGCGATGCACTGAGCTTCCACTACCTCTTTGCCATCTTCAGTGGCTTACAG GGCCCCTTCGTCCTCCTCTTCCACTGCGTGCTTAACCAGGAGGTCCGGAAGCACCTGAAGGGTGTGCTCGCCGGGAGGAAGCTACACCTGGAGGACTCCACCACCACCAGGGCCACCCTGCTGACG CGCTCCCTCAACTGCAACACCACCTTCGGCGATGGGCCCGACATGCTGCGCACGGACCTGGGCGAGTCCACCGCCTCGCTGGACAGCACTGTCAG GGATGAAGGAGTCCAGAAGCTCAGCGTGTCCTCTGGGCTGGTGCGGGGCAGCCACGGAGAGCCAGACGCATCCTTCGTGCCCAGGAGCTCCAAGGACCCCCCCG GCCATGATTCCGACTCAGATAGCGAGCTGTCCCTGGATGAGCAGAGCAGCTCTTACGCCTCCTCACACTCGTCAGACAGCGAGGACGACGGGGTAGGGGCTGAGGAAAAATGGGACCCGGCCAGGGGCGCCATCCATAGCACCCCTAAAG GGGATGCTGTGGCCAACCACGTTCCGGCCGCCTGGCCTGACCAGAGCCTGGCTGAGAGTGACAGTGAGGACCCAGGCGGCCAGCCCCGCCTGAAGGTGGAGACCAAGGTCAGCGTGGAGCTGCACCGCGAGGAGCAGGGCAGTCACCGTGGAGAGAATCCCCCAGACCGGGAGAGCGGGGGCACGGCCAGGCCTGCTAGCTGCCAGCCTCCAGAGCAGAGGAAAG gcatcttgaaaaataaagtcACCTACCCACCGCCGCTGATGCTGACAGAGCAGACGCTGAAGGGCCGGCTCCGGGAGAAGCTGGCCGACTGTGAGCAGAGCCCCACATCCTCGCGCACGTCCTCCCTGGGCTCTGGCGGCCCCGACTGCGCCATCACCATCAAGAACCCCGGGAGGGAGCCGGGGCGTGAGCACCTCAACGGGGTGGCCATGAACGTGCGCACCGGGAGCGTCCAGGCTGACGGCTCAGACTCTGA GAAACCGTGA